One Malania oleifera isolate guangnan ecotype guangnan chromosome 10, ASM2987363v1, whole genome shotgun sequence genomic region harbors:
- the LOC131167042 gene encoding uncharacterized protein LOC131167042 produces the protein MADILDNGEFWLPSHFLTDDDKLLGKENLDKNGANPDFGPGLCFPAEFPYGFDSFGSSALNSPVESVVSSTETESDEEDLLAGLARQLARSAIQETQKLAAAPEKTWILSGSPQSTLSGLGSWSGCSGSPNGPSQVSSPPTTPLGINNDAWDVIYAAAGQVARLKMGVEGPKYHHRYHQNGGLLGVPVNTSRVPGPPVKKPSSGFYSDHSMGRNMPQTNQLQNLRQDHLVKQPQQTSVWGRQAKEGWLSQQQQQIQNRGKLVGHENGRCGRPLGLPQSAWPPLQLQQQQQRNGNGSGMRAVFLGGSGVKRESTGTGVFLPRRYGNPSESRKKSGCSTALLPARVVQALNLSFEDTNTLPQPRFSNASPLDYGALMARRNALFVEQQKRMRPEAPNNGEIRLPQEWTY, from the exons ATGGCGGACATACTTGACAACGGCGAGTTTTGGCTCCCGTCTCACTTCCTCACTGACGATGACAAACTTCTGGGCAAGGAAAACTTGGACAAAAATGGTGCCAACCCTGATTTCGGGCCGGGCCTTTGCTTTCCAGCCGAATTTCCATACGGATTCGACTCCTTTGGCTCTTCTGCGCTTAACTCGCCGGTTGAATCGGTGGTGAGTTCTACTGAGACGGAGAGCGACGAGGAGGACTTGCTTGCAGGGTTGGCTCGCCAACTGGCTCGCTCTGCCATCCAGGAAACTCAGAAGCTCGCGGCTGCTCCAGAG AAAACATGGATTTTGTCCGGGTCGCCTCAATCGACGCTGAGTGGACTCGGGAGCTGGTCCGGGTGCAGTGGAAGCCCTAATGGTCCGTCGCAGGTATCATCCCCCCCAACGACGCCGTTAGGCATCAACAACGACGCCTGGGACGTAATATACGCGGCGGCAGGGCAGGTAGCGAGGCTGAAGATGGGCGTCGAAGGTCCCAAGTACCACCACCGCTATCACCAGAACGGGGGACTTCTCGGTGTCCCTGTTAATACCTCGCGAGTCCCTGGGCCACCGGTGAAGAAACCCTCCTCTGGGTTCTACTCTGACCACTCTATGGGCCGTAACATGCCACAGACAAACCAG CTTCAGAATCTGAGACAGGACCATCTTGTGAAGCAGCCGCAGCAGACTTCTGTTTGGGGGAGACAAGCCAAGGAGGGATGGCTTTCTCAGCAGCAACAGCAAATCCAGAACAGAGGGAAGCTGGTGGGCCATGAAAATGGAAGATGTGGTCGTCCCCTTGGGCTGCCTCAGTCTGCTTGGCCACCTCTGCAACTGCAACAGCAACAGCAGAGAAACGGTAATGGGTCTGGCATGAGAGCCGTATTCCTGGGCGGATCCGGTGTGAAGAGGGAGTCTACTGGTACCGGTGTCTTCTTGCCGCGCAGATATGGAAACCCTTCTGAGTCTCGCAAGAAATCAG GTTGTTCGACTGCTCTACTCCCTGCTAGGGTCGTCCAGGCTCTGAACTTGAGCTTCGAGGACACCAATACTCTTCCCCAGCCACGATTCAGTAATGCTTCTCCCTTGGACTATG GTGCTTTGATGGCTCGTAGAAATGCCCTTTTCGTGGAGCAGCAGAAGCGAATGCGGCCAGAAGCACCGAACAACGGCGAAATACGCCTGCCTCAAGAATGGACGTACTGA